One segment of Methanolinea sp. DNA contains the following:
- a CDS encoding LytS/YhcK type 5TM receptor domain-containing protein, whose product MVPAIGLGVLMECLHAGIGLALIRPFPAAVEIVTTSVPQMLIAVSLGVGIAIIIVQDVLREEAWESARRND is encoded by the coding sequence CGTCCCCGCGATCGGGCTTGGCGTCCTCATGGAGTGCCTCCACGCCGGTATCGGGCTCGCGCTCATCCGGCCGTTCCCGGCGGCGGTGGAGATCGTCACCACCTCCGTCCCGCAGATGCTGATCGCAGTCTCCCTCGGTGTCGGGATCGCGATCATCATCGTCCAGGACGTGCTCCGGGAGGAGGCGTGGGAATCCGCGAGGAGGAACGATTGA